A single Drosophila ananassae strain 14024-0371.13 chromosome 3L, ASM1763931v2, whole genome shotgun sequence DNA region contains:
- the LOC6495345 gene encoding protein telomere ends associated isoform X2 — MSTSDGKRGTKRKVESMYPVSFAEFKNMVTNLPDICFELQSEKGAITLDDCAMFFYKQFYENPSIREKYPVYIKPCPRHKKMKFFSIPTVPESGAPPSKVKARETSNASTRTVCEEAPPWMVSLPAPETSSATTETVCERSPPLIEALPAPASRSAKSMALPEMVALPGCAGAVSETTDGPASKNATRTRSPSMESINFDEFAEDVLVNIRNAGKFIFPMPRNLFMKYLNKETVLNACIPNKVKETMPVAEQLLTVYNEFYIFPFKRKEVEYFVGLPKDLKKHIFRYGKPRDLNAETTVQTSCPIVPFTVFEDHIFNLNDIVARIQSEDRSGKSWKWAEYSQAYYFAFYLNVKIREKYNFEIKDCPKRMKDRLLRIPNKATAEFLRKRMPQNLPQINPNVSTTPLPEHLQEPAKKDIADKQITFGLFKRFIKNLDEVVLQMQACEKYKNKSEKECAKIMYKELYSNPEFHKTFECKWKPCPARISKILLSFSKSIPRQSEKEMDAAPVKNGIQILEELELDPIPGNVLEKWVNNCELTKGKAPAKENESWAKLKIPKTITFSLFARLIQNLDSIILQMKQSARYKNTSDVECAKKFYKSYFSCPKFRKLFVCKWKPCPGKIRELLSRYEEEGKENRPETNNNNLDYDVVEDLGFGLFKMPVSFDKFCHCINIDDIVAKLMKTSDKKVIRADLNKYTSHCTDIYTQFFLFPHYRQKISYQVKTTDAQFRKQLEKYAVPMDEKAKSSMAKHSLKSHLVNLKGVVYKFPVPLETFIQYVSNDLLVSLIKDAAPTASSKRVAEIQGDQRRCNRLLRGFYHSFYTSREERDRFLWSFNDAPPEVLEKMHEYAVPIFCQAEDVPIERVVEQINHSDLQRNPPISYQIFEFFVDLEVVIKKMEEDPAYAHETDDKCKKIFYREFYNNPRVRLKYPYQIKPCPIDLIKKILMIPEPNKISSSQARNSSDLKALYAARRMELYSKTLENVRYNLSAHVLHGNYHIPDKPSSVSNEADEPFPEDNGLSEPPASPTNSGQDPSAREEIEMEVSPKIDPVGEALLKEAKETFFAESNLEHNLRYLICTTIGLKRHMWRLLYQLTLEEFRSYTNIHGGELLYTSEMDLKQCYEHVVIMGNWPLNLYVSLSKLRHLLHSKGVAMETLDLSQISPKIMHWNELVQHTDFDQIVELQYTDRTGKKFSDQKTLWQERKQFYADCWRHDEWIYQVPKISDGRLNEMPLGDIPPSVDFVWRPVFGCENAATSASDTREGDKVTSPGNKETLIAPLNQIALSDHTYSKQNASNSGEMDNECASTQIDNNSGADTESEPYSLYSVCSSETTVVEQYPPVTTPSETNTPQLDPVVEPPMIEIPAEVLVVPEPERTEAQETEPTASALNESNFVDVNSVCPATQMDPEFIDPLIKQEPIHFLNNLRAAFSDNSVSECQWESISSEQIICLDSDEEVDLACFAIPTSANTPNPSSVDPTEGRKNEEVLAQKDAFVTRRKRVPKNNQQPAKRPRLAKDNVPQLRHGFRPLPLSTTDRTETVASGDPEAVNSTPLEQAPPPLPLQIALVPEDQRTPASQEGNVTQTAPRITASQDFAMGNSFFESSQMQRLMNNITVRKVIAENSNTDTVVSGPQPVDATSLWSHVVFRQLELYRFFESLTLEDIINKQIEGYMVGATYQEALFKFDKRVSHARGPILETLFPQLSTMLQGDVRHVLRDMKHFEYNSRYPGFKNPNLDLRERVLSLLMDVAPSFGMFHFQFDNASRVWATCSKDGRGDVDPVKRRSEFSVTDIISPDVLEGMRELNDPDFIL, encoded by the exons ATGTCCACCTCAGATGGGAAACGAGGAACCAAGCGCAAAGT GGAATCAATGTATCCGGTCTCGTTTGCAGAGTTCAAAAATATGGTGACCAATCTGCCGGATATCTGCTTTGAACTGCAAAGCGAAAAAGGCGCCATAACGCTGGACGATTGCGCTATGTTtttctataaacaattttACGAGAATCCCAGCATTCGGGAGAAATATCCCGTTTATATTAAGCCTTGCCCACGGCATAAAAAAATGAAGTTCTTCAGCATACCAACAGTACCTGAATCAGGAGCCCCGCCGTCCAAAGTAAAGGCTCGGGAAACCTCCAACGCATCTACAAGAACCGTTTGTGAGGAAGCTCCACCTTGGATGGTGTCTTTACCAGCTCCGGAAACCTCCAGCGCAACTACAGAAACCGTTTGTGAAAGATCCCCGCCCTTGATAGAGGCCTTACCAGCTCCGGCCTCCAGATCAGCTAAAAGCATGGCCTTGCCTGAGATGGTGGCCTTGCCAGGCTGCGCAGGTGCCGTATCGGAAACCACTGATGGTCCAGCTTCCAAGAATGCCACGAGAACAAGGTCCCCATCTATGGAGTCCATAAATTTTGATGAGTTTGCTGAAGACGTCCTAGTCAATATTAGAAA CGCGGGAAAATTCATATTTCCGATGCCTCGAAATCTATTTATGAAGTACTTGAACAAGGAAACTGTTTTGAATGCATGCATTCCTAACAAAGTAAAAGAAACTATGCCAGTAGCCGAGCAGCTCTTAACAGTGTACAACGAATTCTACATATTTCCTTTTAAACGAAAAGAAGTTGAATATTTTGTTGGACTTCCGAAAGATTTAAAGAAGCATATCTTTAGATATGGCAAGCCAAGAGACCTTAACGCAGAAACTACAGTACAAAC ATCGTGCCCCATCGTTCCATTTACAGTCTTTGAGGATCACATTTTCAACTTAAATGACATTGTGGCAAGAATACAATCTGAAGATAGGTCTGGCAAAAGCTGGAAGTGGGCAGAGTACTCCCAAGCCTACTACTTTGCCTTTTACCTAAACGTTAAGATAAGGGAAAAGTACAACTTCGAAATTAAAGACTGTCCTAAGCGGATGAAGGATCGTCTTCTACGAATACCTAACAAAGCGACTGCCGAGTTTTTAAGGAAACGCATGCCTCAGAATCTCCCTCAAATTAATCCTAATGTTTCCACAACTCCCTTGCCGGAGCACTTACAGGAACCAGCAAAAAAAGATATCGCGGATAAACAAATTACATTTGGGCTTTTTAAGCGTTTCATAAAAAACCTGGACGAAGTTGTTCTGCAAATGCAGGCGtgtgaaaaatacaaaaataaatcggAAAAGGAATGCGCTAAAATAATGTATAAGGAATTGTATTCAAACCCAGAGTTTCACAAAACTTTCGAATGCAAATGGAAGCCATGCCCGGCTAGAATAAGCAAAATTCTTCTGAGCTTTTCAAAAAGTATACCTCGCCAGTCAGAGAAAGAAATGGATGCAGCTCCTGTTAAAAATGGCATACAAATTTTGGAGGAATTGGAATTAGATCCAATACCTGGAAATGTTCTTGAAAAATGGGTCAATAATTGTGAGCTAACGAAAGGCAAAGCTCCTGCAAAGGAAAATGAAAGTTGGGCGAAACTAAAAATACCTAAAACAATAACATTTAGCTTGTTCGCTCGATTAATTCAAAACCTGGATAGTATAATCTTACAAATGAAGCAATCTGCAAGATACAAGAACACATCGGATGTGGAGTGCGCCAAAAAGTTTTACAAAAGCTATTTTTCATGTCCCAAATTTCGAAAACTATTCGTTTGCAAATGGAAACCGTGTCCTGGGAAGATACGCGAGTTGCTAAGTCGGTATGAGGAGGAGGGAAAAGAGAACCGCCCAGAAACAAA TAATAATAATTTGGACTATGATGTCGTGGAGGACTTAGG ATTTGGTTTGTTTAAAATGCCTGTTTCGTTTGATAAATTCTGCCACTGCATTAACATCGATGATATCGTGGCGAAATTGATGAAAACCAGTGATAAAAAAGTGATACGTGCAGACTTAAATAAGTACACTTCGCACTGCACCGATATATATACCCAATTCTTCCTGTTTCCCCATTATCGACAAAAAATTTCCTATCAAGTTAAGACAACAGATGCCCAGTTTCGAAAACAATTGGAGAAGTATGCTGTTCCCATGGATGAGAAAGCCAAGAGTTCCATGGCCAAACATTCCCTAAAATCCCACTTGGTTAACCTAAAGGGTGTCGTCTACAAGTTTCCCGTACCATTGGAAACATTTATCCAATATGTCAGTAACGACTTGTTAGTGTCGCTCATAAAAGACGCTGCGCCAACTGCGAGCTCCAAGAGAGTGGCTGAAATTCAAGGCGACCAGCGAAGATGCAATCGCTTGCTGCGTGGATTCTACCACAGTTTCTACACATCTCGCGAAGAGAGGGATAGGTTCCTCTGGTCCTTCAATGATGCTCCACCGGAAGTCCTAGAAAAGATGCACGAGTACGCTGTGCCCATATTCTGCCAGGCTGAGGATGTTCCAATCGAAAGGGTAGTGGAACAAATAAATCATTCGGACTTACAGCGCAACCCACCCATATCATatcaaatatttgaatttttcgtCGACTTGGAGGTTGTGATTAAAAAAATGGAGGAGGACCCGGCTTACGCTCATGAGACCGATGATAAGTGCAAAAAGATATTCTACAGAGAATTTTACAACAATCCAAGAGTACGATTGAAATATCCATATCAGATAAAGCCCTGCCCGATAgatctaataaaaaaaatattaatgattCCTGAACCGAATAAGATCTCTTCATCGCAAGCCAGGAATTCGTCAGATTTAAAGGCACTTTATGCTGCCAGAAGGATGGAATTGTATTC gAAAACTTTGGAGAATGTTCGTTATAACCTGAGTGCACATGTACTACATGGAAATTATCATATCCCCGATAAACCCAGTTCGGTTTCAAATGAAGCAGATGAACCTTTCCCAGAAGATAATGGCCTGTCAGAACCTCCAGCGAGCCCAACGAACTCTGGTCAGGATCCTTCTGCCAGGGAAGAAATAGAAATGGAAGTTTCACCAAAAATTGATCCTGTCGGAGAAGCTCTGTTGAAGGAAGCTAAAGAAACATTCTTCGCCGAGAGTAACCTG GAGCACAACCTGCGGTACTTGATCTGCACGACCATTGGACTTAAGAGACACATGTGGCGCTTACTCTATcagttaactctggaggaattTCGCAGCTACACAAACATCCATGGTGGAGAGCTCTTGTATACTAGCGAAATGGACTTGAAACAATGCTATGAGCATGTTGTAATCATGGGAAACTGGCCACTTAATCTTTATGTCAGTCTTTCCAAGTTGAGGCACTTGCTGCACAGCAAAGGAGTGGCGATGGAGACATTGGACCTCAGCCAGATATCCCCAAAGATAATGCACTGGAACGAGTTGGTTCAGCACACAGATTTCGATCAAATCGTTGAGCTACAATACACCGACCGGACGGGCAAGAAGTTTTCGGATCAGAAAACGCTGTGGCAGGAGCGTAAGCAGTTCTATGCAGACTGCTGGCGACATGATGAATGGATCTACCAAGTCCCCAAGATATCGGACGGGCGACTCAACGAGATGCCTTTGGGAGACATCCCTCCTTCAGTTGATTTTGTTTGGA GACCTGTTTTTGGCTGCGAAAATGCCGCCACTTCTGCTTCAGACACAAGGGAGGGTGATAAGGTGACTAGCCCTGGAAATAAGGAAACACTCATTGCTCCTCTCAATCAAATAGCACTCTCTG ACCATACGTATAGCAAACAAAATGCTTCAAACTCTGGGGAAATGGACAATGAATGTGCTTCCACACAGATAGACAATAACTCGG gTGCCGATACGGAAAGTGAACCCTATTCACTTTATAGTGTTTGTAGTTCTGAAACTACGGTAGTTG AACAATATCCTCCAGTTACAACTCCCTCTGAGACTAATACACCTCAATTGGACCCAGTGGTTGAACCACCAATGATTGAAATTCCAGCTG AAGTTCTAGTAGTACCAGAACCAGAAAGAACAGAAGCCCAAGAAACAGAACCTACGGCCAGTGCTTTAAATGAATCAAACTTTGTGGATGTCAACAGTGTATGCCCAGCCACCCAAATGGATCCAGAGTTCATCGATCCACTGATCAAGCAAGAGCCCATACACTTTCTTAACAATCTACGAGCCGCATTTAGCGACAATTCCGTCAGTGAATGTCAATGGGAATCGATTTCCTCTGAGCAAATAATCTGCTTGGACAGCGACGAAGAAGTGGACCTAGCTTGTTTTGCAATCCCGACAAGCGCCAATACTCCAAATCCTTCTTCTGTTGATCCAACAGAGGGAAGGAAAAATGAAGAAGTATTAGCCCAAAAAGATGCTTTTGTGACTCGCAGGAAAAGAGTTCCGAAGAATAATCAACAGCCTGCCAAGCGTCCGCGACTCGCCAAAGATAATGTGCCGCAACTTAGGCATGGCTTTAGACCGCTACCACTTTCCACAACAGATCGCACGGAAACTGTAGCCTCAGGAGACCCAGAGGCAGTAAATAGCACTCCCTTAGAGCAAGCtcctccaccactaccactgCAGATAGCGCTTGTCCCAGAGGATCAGCGGACGCCGGCTTCACAGGAAGGAAATGTGACTCAGACGGCACCGCGTATTACCGCCTCGCAGGACTTTGCCATGGGCAACTCTTTCTTTGAATCATCGCAGATGCAAAGGCTTATGAATAACATCACCGTTCGCAAGGTAATTGCAGAAAATAGTAACACTGATACTGTTGTTAGTGGCCCACAGCCTGTTGACGCTACGAGTCTATGGAGTCATGTGGTTTTCCGGCAGCTAGAGCTCTACCGATTCTTTGAATCGCTCACACTCGAAGATATTATAAACAAACAGATAGAGGGCTACATGGTGGGTGCCACCTACCAGGAAGCACTCTTCAAGTTTGACAAGCGGGTGAGCCATGCACGCGGTCCCATTCTGGAGACACTCTTTCCCCAACTGTCGACGATGTTGCAGGGCGATGTGCGACATGTCCTGCGGGATATGAAACATTTTGAGTACAACTCCCGGTATCCTGGGTTCAAAAATCCAAACTTAGATCTCCGGGAACGTGTATTGTCCCTTTTGATGGACGTGGCTCCCAGTTTCGGAATGTTTCACTTCCAGTTCGATAATGCCAGCCGGGTGTGGGCGACATGCAGCAAGGATGGTCGGGGGGATGTAGATCCTGTTAAGCGAAGAAGCGAGTTTAGTGTCACAGATATTATTTCTCCAGATGTCCTGGAAGGAATGAGAGAGCTCAACGATCCGGATTTCATTTTATAA
- the LOC6495345 gene encoding protein telomere ends associated isoform X4, translating into MSTSDGKRGTKRKVESMYPVSFAEFKNMVTNLPDICFELQSEKGAITLDDCAMFFYKQFYENPSIREKYPVYIKPCPRHKKMKFFSIPTVPESGAPPSKVKARETSNASTRTVCEEAPPWMVSLPAPETSSATTETVCERSPPLIEALPAPASRSAKSMALPEMVALPGCAGAVSETTDGPASKNATRTRSPSMESINFDEFAEDVLVNIRNAGKFIFPMPRNLFMKYLNKETVLNACIPNKVKETMPVAEQLLTVYNEFYIFPFKRKEVEYFVGLPKDLKKHIFRYGKPRDLNAETTVQTSCPIVPFTVFEDHIFNLNDIVARIQSEDRSGKSWKWAEYSQAYYFAFYLNVKIREKYNFEIKDCPKRMKDRLLRIPNKATAEFLRKRMPQNLPQINPNVSTTPLPEHLQEPAKKDIADKQITFGLFKRFIKNLDEVVLQMQACEKYKNKSEKECAKIMYKELYSNPEFHKTFECKWKPCPARISKILLSFSKSIPRQSEKEMDAAPVKNGIQILEELELDPIPGNVLEKWVNNCELTKGKAPAKENESWAKLKIPKTITFSLFARLIQNLDSIILQMKQSARYKNTSDVECAKKFYKSYFSCPKFRKLFVCKWKPCPGKIRELLSRYEEEGKENRPETNNNNLDYDVVEDLGFGLFKMPVSFDKFCHCINIDDIVAKLMKTSDKKVIRADLNKYTSHCTDIYTQFFLFPHYRQKISYQVKTTDAQFRKQLEKYAVPMDEKAKSSMAKHSLKSHLVNLKGVVYKFPVPLETFIQYVSNDLLVSLIKDAAPTASSKRVAEIQGDQRRCNRLLRGFYHSFYTSREERDRFLWSFNDAPPEVLEKMHEYAVPIFCQAEDVPIERVVEQINHSDLQRNPPISYQIFEFFVDLEVVIKKMEEDPAYAHETDDKCKKIFYREFYNNPRVRLKYPYQIKPCPIDLIKKILMIPEPNKISSSQARNSSDLKALYAARRMELYSKTLENVRYNLSAHVLHGNYHIPDKPSSVSNEADEPFPEDNGLSEPPASPTNSGQDPSAREEIEMEVSPKIDPVGEALLKEAKETFFAESNLEHNLRYLICTTIGLKRHMWRLLYQLTLEEFRSYTNIHGGELLYTSEMDLKQCYEHVVIMGNWPLNLYVSLSKLRHLLHSKGVAMETLDLSQISPKIMHWNELVQHTDFDQIVELQYTDRTGKKFSDQKTLWQERKQFYADCWRHDEWIYQVPKISDGRLNEMPLGDIPPSVDFVWRPVFGCENAATSASDTREGDKVTSPGNKETLIAPLNQIALSEDHTYSKQNASNSGEMDNECASTQIDNNSGADTESEPYSLYSVCSSETTVVEQYPPVTTPSETNTPQLDPVVEPPMIEIPAEVLVVPEPERTEAQETEPTASALNESNFVDVNSVCPATQMDPEFIDPLIKQEPIHFLNNLRAAFSDNSVSECQWESISSEQIICLDSDEEVDLACFAIPTSANTPNPSSVDPTEGRKNEEVLAQKDAFVTRRKRVPKNNQQPAKRPRLAKDNVPQLRHGFRPLPLSTTDRTETVASGDPEAVNSTPLEQAPPPLPLQIALVPEDQRTPASQEGNVTQTAPRITASQDFAMGNSFFESSQMQRLMNNITVRKIPYPSGK; encoded by the exons ATGTCCACCTCAGATGGGAAACGAGGAACCAAGCGCAAAGT GGAATCAATGTATCCGGTCTCGTTTGCAGAGTTCAAAAATATGGTGACCAATCTGCCGGATATCTGCTTTGAACTGCAAAGCGAAAAAGGCGCCATAACGCTGGACGATTGCGCTATGTTtttctataaacaattttACGAGAATCCCAGCATTCGGGAGAAATATCCCGTTTATATTAAGCCTTGCCCACGGCATAAAAAAATGAAGTTCTTCAGCATACCAACAGTACCTGAATCAGGAGCCCCGCCGTCCAAAGTAAAGGCTCGGGAAACCTCCAACGCATCTACAAGAACCGTTTGTGAGGAAGCTCCACCTTGGATGGTGTCTTTACCAGCTCCGGAAACCTCCAGCGCAACTACAGAAACCGTTTGTGAAAGATCCCCGCCCTTGATAGAGGCCTTACCAGCTCCGGCCTCCAGATCAGCTAAAAGCATGGCCTTGCCTGAGATGGTGGCCTTGCCAGGCTGCGCAGGTGCCGTATCGGAAACCACTGATGGTCCAGCTTCCAAGAATGCCACGAGAACAAGGTCCCCATCTATGGAGTCCATAAATTTTGATGAGTTTGCTGAAGACGTCCTAGTCAATATTAGAAA CGCGGGAAAATTCATATTTCCGATGCCTCGAAATCTATTTATGAAGTACTTGAACAAGGAAACTGTTTTGAATGCATGCATTCCTAACAAAGTAAAAGAAACTATGCCAGTAGCCGAGCAGCTCTTAACAGTGTACAACGAATTCTACATATTTCCTTTTAAACGAAAAGAAGTTGAATATTTTGTTGGACTTCCGAAAGATTTAAAGAAGCATATCTTTAGATATGGCAAGCCAAGAGACCTTAACGCAGAAACTACAGTACAAAC ATCGTGCCCCATCGTTCCATTTACAGTCTTTGAGGATCACATTTTCAACTTAAATGACATTGTGGCAAGAATACAATCTGAAGATAGGTCTGGCAAAAGCTGGAAGTGGGCAGAGTACTCCCAAGCCTACTACTTTGCCTTTTACCTAAACGTTAAGATAAGGGAAAAGTACAACTTCGAAATTAAAGACTGTCCTAAGCGGATGAAGGATCGTCTTCTACGAATACCTAACAAAGCGACTGCCGAGTTTTTAAGGAAACGCATGCCTCAGAATCTCCCTCAAATTAATCCTAATGTTTCCACAACTCCCTTGCCGGAGCACTTACAGGAACCAGCAAAAAAAGATATCGCGGATAAACAAATTACATTTGGGCTTTTTAAGCGTTTCATAAAAAACCTGGACGAAGTTGTTCTGCAAATGCAGGCGtgtgaaaaatacaaaaataaatcggAAAAGGAATGCGCTAAAATAATGTATAAGGAATTGTATTCAAACCCAGAGTTTCACAAAACTTTCGAATGCAAATGGAAGCCATGCCCGGCTAGAATAAGCAAAATTCTTCTGAGCTTTTCAAAAAGTATACCTCGCCAGTCAGAGAAAGAAATGGATGCAGCTCCTGTTAAAAATGGCATACAAATTTTGGAGGAATTGGAATTAGATCCAATACCTGGAAATGTTCTTGAAAAATGGGTCAATAATTGTGAGCTAACGAAAGGCAAAGCTCCTGCAAAGGAAAATGAAAGTTGGGCGAAACTAAAAATACCTAAAACAATAACATTTAGCTTGTTCGCTCGATTAATTCAAAACCTGGATAGTATAATCTTACAAATGAAGCAATCTGCAAGATACAAGAACACATCGGATGTGGAGTGCGCCAAAAAGTTTTACAAAAGCTATTTTTCATGTCCCAAATTTCGAAAACTATTCGTTTGCAAATGGAAACCGTGTCCTGGGAAGATACGCGAGTTGCTAAGTCGGTATGAGGAGGAGGGAAAAGAGAACCGCCCAGAAACAAA TAATAATAATTTGGACTATGATGTCGTGGAGGACTTAGG ATTTGGTTTGTTTAAAATGCCTGTTTCGTTTGATAAATTCTGCCACTGCATTAACATCGATGATATCGTGGCGAAATTGATGAAAACCAGTGATAAAAAAGTGATACGTGCAGACTTAAATAAGTACACTTCGCACTGCACCGATATATATACCCAATTCTTCCTGTTTCCCCATTATCGACAAAAAATTTCCTATCAAGTTAAGACAACAGATGCCCAGTTTCGAAAACAATTGGAGAAGTATGCTGTTCCCATGGATGAGAAAGCCAAGAGTTCCATGGCCAAACATTCCCTAAAATCCCACTTGGTTAACCTAAAGGGTGTCGTCTACAAGTTTCCCGTACCATTGGAAACATTTATCCAATATGTCAGTAACGACTTGTTAGTGTCGCTCATAAAAGACGCTGCGCCAACTGCGAGCTCCAAGAGAGTGGCTGAAATTCAAGGCGACCAGCGAAGATGCAATCGCTTGCTGCGTGGATTCTACCACAGTTTCTACACATCTCGCGAAGAGAGGGATAGGTTCCTCTGGTCCTTCAATGATGCTCCACCGGAAGTCCTAGAAAAGATGCACGAGTACGCTGTGCCCATATTCTGCCAGGCTGAGGATGTTCCAATCGAAAGGGTAGTGGAACAAATAAATCATTCGGACTTACAGCGCAACCCACCCATATCATatcaaatatttgaatttttcgtCGACTTGGAGGTTGTGATTAAAAAAATGGAGGAGGACCCGGCTTACGCTCATGAGACCGATGATAAGTGCAAAAAGATATTCTACAGAGAATTTTACAACAATCCAAGAGTACGATTGAAATATCCATATCAGATAAAGCCCTGCCCGATAgatctaataaaaaaaatattaatgattCCTGAACCGAATAAGATCTCTTCATCGCAAGCCAGGAATTCGTCAGATTTAAAGGCACTTTATGCTGCCAGAAGGATGGAATTGTATTC gAAAACTTTGGAGAATGTTCGTTATAACCTGAGTGCACATGTACTACATGGAAATTATCATATCCCCGATAAACCCAGTTCGGTTTCAAATGAAGCAGATGAACCTTTCCCAGAAGATAATGGCCTGTCAGAACCTCCAGCGAGCCCAACGAACTCTGGTCAGGATCCTTCTGCCAGGGAAGAAATAGAAATGGAAGTTTCACCAAAAATTGATCCTGTCGGAGAAGCTCTGTTGAAGGAAGCTAAAGAAACATTCTTCGCCGAGAGTAACCTG GAGCACAACCTGCGGTACTTGATCTGCACGACCATTGGACTTAAGAGACACATGTGGCGCTTACTCTATcagttaactctggaggaattTCGCAGCTACACAAACATCCATGGTGGAGAGCTCTTGTATACTAGCGAAATGGACTTGAAACAATGCTATGAGCATGTTGTAATCATGGGAAACTGGCCACTTAATCTTTATGTCAGTCTTTCCAAGTTGAGGCACTTGCTGCACAGCAAAGGAGTGGCGATGGAGACATTGGACCTCAGCCAGATATCCCCAAAGATAATGCACTGGAACGAGTTGGTTCAGCACACAGATTTCGATCAAATCGTTGAGCTACAATACACCGACCGGACGGGCAAGAAGTTTTCGGATCAGAAAACGCTGTGGCAGGAGCGTAAGCAGTTCTATGCAGACTGCTGGCGACATGATGAATGGATCTACCAAGTCCCCAAGATATCGGACGGGCGACTCAACGAGATGCCTTTGGGAGACATCCCTCCTTCAGTTGATTTTGTTTGGA GACCTGTTTTTGGCTGCGAAAATGCCGCCACTTCTGCTTCAGACACAAGGGAGGGTGATAAGGTGACTAGCCCTGGAAATAAGGAAACACTCATTGCTCCTCTCAATCAAATAGCACTCTCTG AAGACCATACGTATAGCAAACAAAATGCTTCAAACTCTGGGGAAATGGACAATGAATGTGCTTCCACACAGATAGACAATAACTCGG gTGCCGATACGGAAAGTGAACCCTATTCACTTTATAGTGTTTGTAGTTCTGAAACTACGGTAGTTG AACAATATCCTCCAGTTACAACTCCCTCTGAGACTAATACACCTCAATTGGACCCAGTGGTTGAACCACCAATGATTGAAATTCCAGCTG AAGTTCTAGTAGTACCAGAACCAGAAAGAACAGAAGCCCAAGAAACAGAACCTACGGCCAGTGCTTTAAATGAATCAAACTTTGTGGATGTCAACAGTGTATGCCCAGCCACCCAAATGGATCCAGAGTTCATCGATCCACTGATCAAGCAAGAGCCCATACACTTTCTTAACAATCTACGAGCCGCATTTAGCGACAATTCCGTCAGTGAATGTCAATGGGAATCGATTTCCTCTGAGCAAATAATCTGCTTGGACAGCGACGAAGAAGTGGACCTAGCTTGTTTTGCAATCCCGACAAGCGCCAATACTCCAAATCCTTCTTCTGTTGATCCAACAGAGGGAAGGAAAAATGAAGAAGTATTAGCCCAAAAAGATGCTTTTGTGACTCGCAGGAAAAGAGTTCCGAAGAATAATCAACAGCCTGCCAAGCGTCCGCGACTCGCCAAAGATAATGTGCCGCAACTTAGGCATGGCTTTAGACCGCTACCACTTTCCACAACAGATCGCACGGAAACTGTAGCCTCAGGAGACCCAGAGGCAGTAAATAGCACTCCCTTAGAGCAAGCtcctccaccactaccactgCAGATAGCGCTTGTCCCAGAGGATCAGCGGACGCCGGCTTCACAGGAAGGAAATGTGACTCAGACGGCACCGCGTATTACCGCCTCGCAGGACTTTGCCATGGGCAACTCTTTCTTTGAATCATCGCAGATGCAAAGGCTTATGAATAACATCACCGTTCGCAAG ATACCATATCCAAGtgggaaataa